A single region of the Microthrixaceae bacterium genome encodes:
- a CDS encoding transposase, whose translation MAHVGLHALGAFADRIGLGTALSAAVTYRGRGTPGHDRGKVLVQTALTLAGGGETCCDVEHLGVSPALFGDVPSDTTVSRTLSGIDASDRTDIAAVLAPLRERVWTQAGIATSGPVMLDIDASLIEIHSENKQNTAATFKGGFGFHPMVRIR comes from the coding sequence GTGGCTCATGTCGGGTTACACGCGTTGGGGGCGTTCGCTGATCGGATCGGACTCGGCACAGCGTTGTCGGCTGCGGTGACCTATCGGGGCCGCGGGACTCCTGGTCATGATCGGGGCAAAGTGCTGGTGCAGACAGCGTTGACGCTCGCCGGGGGCGGCGAAACATGTTGCGATGTCGAACACCTCGGAGTCAGCCCAGCGTTGTTCGGCGATGTTCCCTCAGACACGACCGTGTCTCGCACGCTCTCGGGAATCGACGCGTCAGACCGGACCGATATCGCTGCTGTACTGGCGCCGTTGCGTGAACGGGTATGGACCCAAGCGGGTATCGCAACGTCCGGGCCGGTGATGTTGGATATCGACGCGTCGTTGATCGAGATCCACTCGGAGAACAAACAGAACACTGCTGCAACGTTCAAGGGCGGGTTCGGGTTCCACCCAATGGTTCGCATTCGCTGA
- a CDS encoding thiamine pyrophosphate-dependent dehydrogenase E1 component subunit alpha — protein MAGNDELLEMYRRMAVIRGFEQRVSVLYRNGEVPGFVHLSIGQEATAVGACWALRSDDVITSTHRGHAHCLAKGLDPTAMFAELMGRDGGTNRGRGGSMHIADPNLGIFGANGIVAAGLPIAAGAATAAQLRADDAVVVAFFGDGAVAQGAFHEAVNLAAVWELPVVFFCENNGYAEFSPAEAQHAAPLSSRAAGYGVGFTAIDGNDVVGVAEAMGGIVESVRTGAGPVIVEATTYRWHGHYEGDPERYRTPEEVEAAKDRDPLVVAHRRLVDSGTASDDIDRIDVEVAAELDSAIVTARAMPVPPLESLRDFVVRERPRIDEVGCDTSCRRSLPGRNDRTICLRIAGSSPMSSRPTRSNSSWLVTGRSRRSPGSWRSMRVRSGIG, from the coding sequence ATGGCCGGCAACGATGAACTTCTCGAGATGTATCGACGCATGGCGGTGATCCGCGGCTTCGAACAGCGCGTCTCGGTGCTCTACCGCAACGGTGAGGTGCCGGGGTTCGTCCACCTGTCGATCGGCCAGGAGGCCACCGCGGTCGGTGCGTGCTGGGCGCTGCGGAGCGACGACGTCATCACCTCCACCCATCGCGGTCACGCCCACTGCCTGGCCAAGGGGCTCGATCCGACGGCGATGTTCGCCGAACTGATGGGTCGCGACGGCGGCACCAATCGAGGTCGAGGCGGGTCGATGCACATTGCCGATCCGAACCTGGGGATCTTCGGAGCGAACGGCATCGTCGCCGCTGGCCTGCCCATCGCCGCGGGTGCGGCCACCGCGGCCCAGCTGCGGGCCGACGATGCGGTGGTCGTCGCGTTCTTCGGCGACGGTGCGGTCGCTCAGGGAGCCTTTCACGAGGCGGTGAACCTGGCGGCGGTCTGGGAACTGCCGGTCGTGTTCTTCTGCGAGAACAACGGGTACGCCGAATTCTCGCCAGCCGAAGCCCAGCACGCAGCGCCACTGTCGAGCCGTGCCGCCGGCTATGGGGTGGGGTTCACGGCGATCGACGGAAACGACGTCGTCGGCGTGGCCGAGGCGATGGGCGGAATCGTCGAATCGGTCCGCACGGGTGCTGGACCGGTGATCGTGGAGGCGACCACCTATCGCTGGCACGGCCACTACGAGGGAGATCCCGAGCGATACCGCACCCCCGAGGAAGTGGAGGCCGCCAAGGATCGCGATCCGCTCGTGGTCGCCCATCGTCGTCTGGTCGATTCCGGCACTGCGAGTGACGACATCGACCGAATCGATGTCGAGGTCGCAGCAGAACTCGACTCGGCGATCGTTACGGCTCGGGCGATGCCGGTGCCGCCGTTGGAGTCGTTGCGCGACTTCGTGGTGCGCGAGCGCCCGAGGATCGACGAGGTGGGGTGTGACACTTCTTGTAGACGGTCGTTACCAGGAAGGAATGACAGGACGATATGTCTACGAATCGCAGGAAGTTCACCGATGAGTTCAAGGCCGACGCGGTCCAACTCGTCGTGGCTGGTGACCGGCCGATCGCGCAGGTCGCCAGGGAGCTGGAGGTCAATGAGAGTTCGCTCGGGTATTGGGTGA
- a CDS encoding IS630 family transposase: protein MVSPEDRAELERMAVSSSLPYRVVVQSSALLLAADGESNGAIARACGTTTVTVRRWRTKFEADGIAAVGSIAKGRGRKPEIAQETIDAIVSDTLHTVPDDGSTQWSTRTMAQRHGVGKDTVARVWRARKLRPWRVDTFKLSNDPEFEKKLVDVVGLYLNPPERAVVFSFDEKTQCQALDRTQPSLPMVAGRGRTMTHDYKRNGTTDLFAALNVGTGEVLYDTRKTHTGQDVLAFFKWIDLHVPRHLEVHVVLDNLSAHKSEPVRRWLAKPAQKRWHLHFTPTSASWLNLVEGWFAQLTNKRLRTGSFNSVAALVEAIDVWVSHWNDDPKPFVWVKTAEEIIAKVQRGRAALTQTINSATHH from the coding sequence ATGGTGTCACCCGAGGATCGGGCCGAGTTGGAACGGATGGCGGTGTCGTCGTCGTTGCCGTATCGGGTGGTGGTGCAGTCCTCGGCGTTGTTGTTGGCTGCTGATGGCGAGTCGAACGGGGCGATCGCGCGGGCGTGCGGGACCACGACGGTGACGGTACGCCGGTGGCGTACCAAGTTCGAGGCTGACGGGATCGCTGCGGTCGGGTCGATCGCGAAAGGTCGGGGCCGCAAACCTGAGATCGCGCAGGAAACGATCGACGCGATCGTTTCCGACACGTTGCACACGGTCCCTGATGATGGATCGACGCAGTGGTCGACTCGAACGATGGCGCAGCGTCACGGGGTTGGTAAAGACACCGTGGCGCGGGTGTGGCGGGCGCGGAAGTTGCGGCCGTGGCGGGTCGATACGTTCAAGTTGTCGAACGATCCCGAGTTCGAGAAGAAGCTGGTTGATGTCGTCGGGTTGTATCTGAACCCGCCCGAGCGGGCGGTGGTGTTCAGTTTCGATGAAAAGACCCAGTGTCAGGCGTTGGACCGAACTCAACCGTCGTTGCCGATGGTGGCGGGGCGGGGCCGCACGATGACCCATGACTACAAGCGGAACGGCACGACTGATCTGTTCGCCGCGTTGAACGTTGGGACCGGCGAGGTGCTCTACGACACCCGCAAGACCCACACCGGCCAGGATGTGTTGGCCTTTTTCAAGTGGATCGATCTGCACGTCCCGCGTCACCTCGAGGTGCATGTGGTGTTGGACAACCTGTCCGCGCACAAGTCCGAACCGGTCAGGCGCTGGTTGGCGAAGCCGGCGCAGAAGCGGTGGCATCTGCATTTCACGCCGACCTCGGCGTCGTGGCTGAACTTGGTCGAGGGCTGGTTCGCGCAGCTCACGAACAAGCGGTTGCGGACCGGAAGCTTCAACAGCGTCGCAGCTCTGGTCGAGGCGATCGATGTGTGGGTTTCACACTGGAACGACGACCCCAAACCGTTCGTCTGGGTCAAGACCGCGGAAGAGATCATCGCCAAGGTCCAGCGAGGCCGCGCCGCACTGACCCAGACGATCAATTCCGCGACACACCATTAG
- a CDS encoding NAD(P)/FAD-dependent oxidoreductase: protein MQPNDLEPSDRGVDVDVLIVGAGVTGIYQLYRALECGFSAEIVEAGSGVGGTWFWNRYPGARFDSESYTYAYLFSQELFEEWEWSEHFAEQGETERYLNHVVDRFDLRRHIRFGTRVASAVWDEAGARWVVTFGDGSRRTARHVVAATGVLSVPFYPDVEGREDFAGESYHTGLWPAEPVDLVDKRVAVIGTGSSGVQIIPVIAPEVASLTVYQRSPNWCTPLNNSPITAAEQAELRANFEEMREVLNTSIAGFLHEPHDRNAFDDTDAQRQAFFEKMWASPGFSKMSSNYLDLLFDEAANRAWCDFIEAKVRSIVTDPAKADKLVPTDHRYGEKRPPFVTDYYETFNDPKVSIVDLRATPIVRVTETGIETTEGLVELDVIIWATGFDFGTGALNRLGVVGRDGVALTEHWADGPTTFLGVQTSRFPNFYFPGGPHAAAGNNPRYNGDQVDFVIDLLVHARDHGFDVIEVGADAERRWTDMVDRGAVAAPFGEKSYFFGTNIAGKPVKYLLNSGGRPKLFKEIERVHNTDFAAFDFSTAAESSER from the coding sequence ATGCAACCAAACGATCTTGAACCGTCCGACCGAGGTGTCGATGTCGACGTGCTCATCGTCGGCGCCGGGGTCACGGGCATCTACCAGCTCTACCGGGCACTCGAGTGCGGGTTCAGCGCCGAGATCGTCGAGGCCGGCTCCGGGGTCGGCGGGACGTGGTTCTGGAACCGCTACCCGGGCGCCCGGTTCGACTCGGAGAGCTACACCTACGCCTACCTGTTCTCGCAGGAACTGTTCGAGGAGTGGGAGTGGAGCGAGCATTTCGCCGAGCAGGGCGAGACCGAGCGCTACCTGAACCACGTTGTCGATCGTTTCGATCTGCGCCGTCACATTCGCTTCGGCACCCGGGTTGCTTCGGCGGTGTGGGACGAGGCCGGCGCACGATGGGTCGTCACCTTCGGCGACGGTTCGAGGCGCACCGCTCGCCATGTCGTCGCCGCCACGGGCGTGTTGTCGGTGCCCTTCTACCCAGACGTCGAGGGCCGCGAGGACTTCGCGGGCGAGTCGTATCACACCGGATTGTGGCCCGCCGAGCCGGTAGATCTCGTCGACAAGCGGGTGGCGGTGATCGGCACGGGGTCAAGCGGCGTGCAGATCATCCCGGTCATCGCGCCCGAGGTCGCCTCGCTCACGGTGTATCAGCGCAGCCCCAACTGGTGCACCCCGCTCAACAACTCGCCGATCACCGCCGCCGAACAGGCCGAACTGCGGGCGAATTTCGAGGAGATGCGCGAGGTGCTCAACACCTCGATCGCCGGCTTCCTGCACGAACCCCATGACCGCAATGCCTTCGACGACACCGACGCCCAACGCCAGGCGTTCTTCGAAAAGATGTGGGCGAGTCCGGGCTTTTCGAAGATGTCGTCGAACTACCTCGACCTGTTGTTCGACGAGGCGGCGAATCGGGCCTGGTGCGACTTCATCGAGGCCAAGGTGCGTTCGATCGTCACCGACCCCGCCAAAGCCGACAAACTCGTTCCCACCGACCATCGCTACGGCGAGAAGCGTCCGCCCTTCGTCACCGACTACTACGAGACGTTCAACGATCCGAAGGTGTCGATCGTCGACCTGCGGGCCACGCCCATCGTTCGGGTGACCGAGACGGGCATCGAGACCACCGAGGGGCTCGTCGAACTCGACGTGATCATCTGGGCGACCGGATTCGACTTCGGCACCGGCGCGCTCAATCGCCTCGGCGTCGTCGGGCGTGACGGGGTGGCACTCACCGAGCATTGGGCCGACGGCCCGACGACCTTCCTCGGCGTGCAGACCAGCCGGTTCCCCAACTTCTATTTCCCGGGTGGTCCGCACGCCGCGGCGGGAAACAACCCTCGCTACAACGGCGATCAGGTCGACTTCGTCATCGACTTGTTGGTCCACGCCCGCGACCACGGATTCGACGTGATCGAGGTCGGCGCCGATGCCGAACGGCGTTGGACCGACATGGTGGATCGGGGGGCGGTGGCCGCACCGTTCGGGGAGAAGAGCTACTTCTTCGGCACCAACATTGCGGGCAAGCCGGTGAAGTACCTGCTGAACTCCGGAGGTCGGCCGAAGCTGTTCAAGGAGATCGAACGCGTGCACAACACCGACTTCGCCGCCTTCGACTTCTCGACTGCTGCGGAGTCCTCGGAGCGATGA
- a CDS encoding SDR family oxidoreductase has protein sequence MTSNSDSDSDSDSDSDTDSTPTPNSARRTVVITGAGGSLGAALATHFAADPATNLVLSDLSDASLSATLDAIEATGDSVNLATRLADVSEPAAVQAVVDLALERFGAVDAMISNAGVLSPNGRIHNLTPEDWQRAFNVNVMGAVNAISAVVPSMRERRSGSIILTASVSGLTAWSHAAPYCATKAAVIQLAKVAAVEYSRDNIRVNCVCPGTFRSAIHEQLPQQAIDTIAAKHPLGLGTAADLVGAYDYLASDASRWQTGSAVVVDGGYSAP, from the coding sequence ATGACCAGCAACTCTGACTCTGACTCTGACTCTGACTCTGACTCTGACACTGACTCGACCCCGACCCCGAACTCGGCTCGACGCACCGTCGTCATCACCGGAGCGGGCGGCTCGCTCGGCGCCGCGCTCGCCACCCACTTCGCCGCCGACCCGGCGACAAACCTCGTCTTGAGCGACCTCAGCGACGCCTCCCTCAGCGCAACCCTCGACGCCATTGAGGCCACAGGTGACTCCGTCAACCTCGCCACCCGGCTCGCGGATGTCAGCGAACCGGCCGCCGTGCAGGCGGTGGTCGATCTCGCGCTCGAACGCTTTGGCGCCGTCGACGCCATGATCTCCAACGCCGGGGTGCTGTCGCCCAACGGTCGGATCCACAACCTGACGCCCGAAGACTGGCAACGGGCCTTCAACGTCAACGTCATGGGGGCGGTCAACGCCATCTCCGCGGTCGTGCCCTCGATGCGCGAGCGGCGATCCGGCTCGATCATCCTGACCGCATCGGTGTCGGGGCTGACCGCATGGTCTCACGCCGCGCCGTACTGTGCGACCAAGGCGGCGGTCATCCAACTCGCCAAGGTTGCGGCGGTCGAATACAGCCGCGACAACATCCGGGTGAACTGCGTGTGCCCCGGAACGTTTCGCTCAGCGATCCACGAACAATTGCCCCAACAGGCCATCGACACCATCGCCGCGAAACACCCGCTCGGACTCGGCACCGCCGCGGATCTCGTCGGGGCCTATGACTATCTGGCAAGTGACGCGTCCCGATGGCAAACCGGCTCGGCGGTCGTCGTCGACGGAGGATATTCAGCACCATGA
- a CDS encoding IS3 family transposase (programmed frameshift), producing the protein MAGDRPIAQVARELEVNESSLGYWVKAYRAQHPDSEIAPMPVEAARIARLEAENRRLAEENAFLKKAGGLLREGAAVSEKFTLIHAQKATFTIELMTRLLGVSRAGYYAWAKRLGLLSPMATRRAELTERIKKIHDDSNGVNGFRRVLAELARQGVAASEGLVRKIMRELGIFGVQPHTRKRTTIPAEDAVDRPDLLKRDFTADRPGVRFVGDITYLRTGEGWLYLATVIDLFNREVVGWSMADHMRTELITDALKMARTHGRIEPGALFHSDRGSQYTSDDYAKLAKAFGVRLSVGRTGVCWDNAVAESWFSMLKNEMYYRHAFPTRRKARFAVMQYIEVFYNRRRLHSALGYRTPVETRADYYARTATAA; encoded by the exons GTGGCTGGTGACCGGCCGATCGCGCAGGTCGCCAGGGAGCTGGAGGTCAATGAGAGTTCGCTCGGGTATTGGGTGAAGGCGTACCGGGCGCAGCACCCGGACTCGGAGATCGCGCCGATGCCGGTGGAAGCGGCGCGGATCGCTCGACTGGAGGCGGAGAACCGGCGGCTGGCCGAGGAGAACGCGTTCTTGAAAAAAGCGG GCGGCCTTCTTCGCGAGGGAGCAGCGGTGAGCGAGAAGTTCACGCTGATACACGCGCAGAAGGCCACCTTCACGATCGAGTTGATGACACGACTGCTCGGGGTTTCACGCGCTGGCTACTACGCGTGGGCGAAGCGTCTGGGCTTGCTGTCACCGATGGCGACGCGGCGAGCGGAGTTGACCGAGCGGATCAAGAAGATCCACGACGACTCGAACGGTGTCAACGGGTTCCGGCGGGTGCTCGCCGAGCTGGCCCGTCAGGGTGTCGCGGCGTCGGAGGGCCTGGTGCGCAAGATCATGCGGGAACTGGGGATCTTCGGGGTCCAGCCCCACACCCGCAAGCGCACCACGATCCCCGCTGAAGATGCCGTCGATCGTCCCGATCTGCTCAAGCGGGACTTCACCGCCGACCGGCCCGGTGTCCGCTTCGTTGGTGACATCACCTACTTGCGCACCGGGGAAGGATGGCTGTATCTGGCGACGGTGATCGACTTGTTCAACCGAGAGGTGGTGGGCTGGTCGATGGCCGACCATATGCGCACCGAACTGATCACCGATGCCCTGAAGATGGCCCGCACCCACGGGCGCATCGAGCCGGGCGCCCTGTTCCACTCGGATCGCGGAAGCCAGTACACCTCTGACGATTACGCCAAACTCGCGAAGGCTTTCGGAGTTCGTTTGTCGGTCGGGCGGACGGGGGTGTGCTGGGACAACGCTGTCGCGGAATCGTGGTTCTCGATGCTCAAGAACGAGATGTACTACCGGCACGCCTTCCCCACCCGGCGGAAGGCGAGATTCGCCGTGATGCAGTACATCGAGGTGTTCTACAACCGCCGCCGGCTTCATTCAGCGCTCGGCTACCGCACCCCCGTCGAGACCCGCGCCGACTACTACGCCCGGACCGCAACCGCGGCCTGA
- a CDS encoding acyl-CoA dehydrogenase family protein — translation MDFELTEAERELAHLCRDFARNEIAPRAPEAWEAAVCPTDLLREMGELGLLGMLIPERWGGIEMTTVGFVAAMEQIGHADQSVAAAWQAHVTIGSLPLLLFGNDDQRERWLRPLAEGTALGAFGLTEPDAGSDARGIRTRAERVDGGWLINGAKTFISNAGTDMSFGVTLLARTGSDDNAMFASFVVEKDTPGFTMGPKMRGIGWKGLDTRELFFDNVFVPDDHLIGDPEMGLSQFLSALEVGRISIAALSLSLTQAVLDMAVDYAHQRQQFGQPIAKFQAIQFKLADIATELEAARWLTYRAAALRDAGKPFLKEASMAKLKASRLAMSAASEAVQIHGGLGYMLESPVARFYCDAKVLEIGEGTNEIQHMVIGRTLTPSA, via the coding sequence GTGGACTTCGAGCTGACGGAAGCAGAACGCGAACTTGCACATCTGTGCCGGGATTTCGCACGCAACGAGATCGCCCCACGGGCACCCGAGGCCTGGGAGGCGGCGGTGTGTCCCACCGATCTCCTGCGGGAAATGGGCGAACTCGGCCTGCTCGGAATGTTGATTCCCGAACGCTGGGGCGGCATCGAGATGACCACGGTCGGGTTCGTCGCAGCGATGGAACAGATCGGCCACGCGGACCAGTCGGTCGCCGCGGCCTGGCAGGCCCACGTCACGATCGGCTCGTTGCCGCTGCTGTTGTTCGGCAACGACGACCAGCGCGAACGGTGGTTACGCCCCCTCGCCGAAGGCACCGCGCTCGGGGCGTTCGGCCTGACCGAACCCGATGCCGGCTCCGACGCCCGCGGTATCCGCACCCGTGCCGAACGTGTCGATGGCGGCTGGCTCATCAACGGCGCCAAGACGTTCATCTCCAACGCCGGCACCGACATGAGCTTCGGGGTGACCCTGTTGGCACGCACCGGCTCCGACGACAACGCGATGTTCGCCAGCTTCGTCGTCGAGAAGGACACTCCGGGGTTCACGATGGGACCCAAGATGCGCGGCATCGGCTGGAAGGGACTCGACACCCGAGAACTCTTCTTCGACAACGTGTTCGTGCCCGACGATCACCTCATCGGCGACCCCGAGATGGGGCTCAGCCAGTTCCTCAGCGCCCTCGAAGTCGGACGCATCTCCATCGCCGCCCTGTCGCTCAGCCTCACGCAGGCGGTGTTGGACATGGCCGTCGACTACGCACATCAACGCCAACAATTCGGCCAACCGATCGCCAAGTTCCAGGCCATTCAGTTCAAGCTCGCCGACATCGCTACCGAACTCGAAGCGGCCCGGTGGCTGACCTACCGGGCGGCGGCGTTACGCGACGCTGGCAAGCCGTTCCTGAAAGAGGCGTCGATGGCGAAACTCAAGGCGAGTCGCCTGGCAATGTCGGCGGCATCGGAGGCCGTGCAGATCCACGGCGGACTCGGCTACATGCTCGAATCGCCCGTCGCCCGCTTCTACTGCGACGCCAAGGTGCTCGAAATCGGCGAAGGTACGAACGAGATCCAACACATGGTCATCGGCCGAACCCTCACCCCCAGCGCATAG
- a CDS encoding SDR family oxidoreductase — protein MSGYRTGRYKILGANRDPNFLGDAVGDTSEAAQVEAAQVEAAQVEAAQIEIPATWPNPGDVAGRRVVLTGASRGLGRLLAHGFSSAGAKLTLVARTRHDLVALASELPGPSIIVVGDVSDEEVNERIAADTIAEWGGLDVWISNAGISPVVADARSVDLETWRQVLEVNLTSAFLGARAAAKVMQPGGRIVFTGSVLGERSARGLGAYGASKAGLVALAKSLALDFADEGITVNVVAPGWFDSPLAEGWKKNPKLADRVLSHTAQHRWGANTDLVGAYQFLASDASAFITGTVINVDGGYLLV, from the coding sequence ATGAGCGGTTATCGTACCGGTCGGTACAAGATCCTGGGGGCGAATCGGGATCCGAACTTTCTGGGGGACGCCGTGGGCGACACATCCGAGGCAGCACAGGTCGAGGCGGCACAGGTCGAGGCGGCACAGGTCGAGGCGGCACAGATCGAGATTCCGGCGACGTGGCCCAACCCAGGCGACGTCGCGGGAAGGCGGGTCGTGCTGACCGGTGCGAGCCGTGGCCTTGGCCGCCTCCTTGCCCATGGGTTCTCCTCCGCGGGAGCCAAACTCACACTGGTGGCACGAACCCGCCACGACCTCGTCGCCCTCGCCAGCGAATTACCCGGCCCCTCGATCATCGTGGTGGGTGACGTCTCCGACGAAGAGGTCAACGAACGCATTGCCGCAGACACGATCGCCGAATGGGGCGGACTCGACGTGTGGATCTCCAACGCCGGAATCTCCCCCGTCGTCGCCGATGCCCGCTCGGTTGATCTGGAGACCTGGCGACAGGTGCTCGAGGTCAACCTCACCTCGGCCTTTCTCGGCGCCCGAGCAGCCGCGAAGGTGATGCAACCCGGTGGTCGGATCGTGTTCACCGGTTCGGTCCTCGGCGAACGATCGGCACGTGGACTCGGCGCCTACGGGGCCTCCAAGGCGGGACTCGTCGCCCTCGCCAAGAGCCTGGCCCTCGATTTCGCCGATGAGGGAATCACGGTGAACGTCGTCGCCCCCGGATGGTTCGACTCCCCGCTCGCCGAGGGATGGAAGAAGAATCCCAAGCTCGCCGACCGGGTCCTCAGCCACACGGCCCAACACCGCTGGGGGGCCAACACCGACCTGGTCGGGGCCTATCAGTTCCTCGCCTCGGACGCCTCGGCGTTCATCACCGGCACCGTCATCAACGTCGACGGAGGGTATCTCCTCGTATGA
- a CDS encoding transposase, which yields MAAVLRPGNAGANTVTDHITVLDAAINQLPTRIAVGHHVDDDPDLTVRQVVVRADSAGCTKGFLAACRERNIGFYVTARSNEGVTEAISDSIGVDAWIPALDRNGEPRCDGAAVCELTSLIDDDKLPDRTRLIVRREPLHPGAQRSLFPSFEYRYWGFYTDQPGDPIELDATMRAHAHVEQHIQRLKDSGLCRFPFRDFDSNQAWLQTVCLAADLVRWFQLVCLPTSWADTRPKKLRWTLFHTPGRLIRTARQSIVRIIDTWPTAEVLTHAYQHIALLA from the coding sequence TTGGCCGCGGTCCTGCGACCGGGCAACGCCGGCGCGAACACCGTCACCGACCACATCACAGTGTTGGACGCTGCGATCAACCAGCTCCCCACCAGGATCGCTGTCGGTCACCATGTCGACGACGACCCGGACCTGACCGTACGCCAAGTCGTAGTACGAGCGGACTCTGCTGGATGCACGAAAGGGTTCCTGGCCGCGTGTCGGGAACGCAACATCGGGTTCTACGTGACCGCCCGATCCAACGAAGGCGTGACAGAAGCAATCAGCGATTCGATCGGTGTTGACGCCTGGATCCCTGCACTCGACCGCAACGGCGAGCCACGCTGCGATGGTGCCGCGGTGTGTGAACTCACCTCGTTGATCGACGACGACAAGCTACCGGACCGAACACGGCTGATCGTGCGACGCGAACCCCTCCACCCCGGCGCGCAACGATCCTTGTTCCCGTCCTTCGAGTACCGGTACTGGGGGTTCTACACCGACCAACCCGGCGACCCCATCGAGTTGGACGCGACGATGCGCGCGCACGCACACGTCGAACAACACATTCAACGGTTGAAAGACTCCGGACTGTGCCGGTTCCCGTTTCGTGACTTCGACTCCAACCAGGCATGGCTCCAAACCGTCTGCCTCGCCGCGGATCTCGTGCGCTGGTTCCAACTCGTGTGCCTGCCCACCAGCTGGGCTGACACGCGCCCAAAGAAACTCCGCTGGACCCTGTTCCACACGCCAGGCCGCCTCATCCGCACCGCTCGCCAAAGCATCGTGCGCATCATCGACACCTGGCCCACCGCCGAAGTCCTCACCCACGCCTACCAACACATCGCTCTACTCGCCTGA
- a CDS encoding carboxymuconolactone decarboxylase family protein, which yields MTDDLNPRIAPLPPQRWPREMKDALAPLSAERYGRPPQPPGRPKGLNVLGTFAHHPTLAAAFMQFNAHVMHTTTLTERQRELVVLRVATVYHCDYEWAQHEIIAGDFDITADDLDRIAAGPDAPGWSPFDSALLRAVDELVADAQMGEDTYAALRREFDEQQVLDLVFTVGAYGVLAMALNVCGTPLDDDLRPPA from the coding sequence ATGACCGACGACCTCAACCCTCGCATCGCTCCCCTGCCGCCGCAACGCTGGCCTCGGGAGATGAAAGACGCCCTCGCTCCGCTCAGCGCCGAACGCTACGGGCGACCTCCCCAGCCGCCCGGTCGGCCCAAGGGGCTCAACGTGTTGGGAACCTTCGCCCATCACCCGACGCTGGCCGCGGCGTTCATGCAATTCAACGCGCACGTCATGCACACCACGACCCTCACCGAGCGCCAGCGTGAACTCGTCGTGTTGCGGGTCGCCACGGTGTACCACTGCGACTACGAGTGGGCCCAACACGAGATCATCGCCGGCGACTTCGACATCACCGCCGACGACCTCGACCGCATCGCCGCCGGACCAGACGCCCCCGGTTGGTCGCCGTTCGACTCGGCGCTGTTGCGGGCCGTCGACGAACTGGTGGCCGACGCGCAGATGGGCGAGGACACCTACGCTGCGTTACGCCGGGAGTTCGACGAACAACAGGTGCTCGACCTCGTCTTCACTGTCGGCGCGTATGGGGTCCTCGCCATGGCGCTCAACGTGTGCGGCACCCCGCTCGACGACGACCTGCGCCCACCCGCCTGA